In the Methanoculleus taiwanensis genome, ACGAAAAAAGAGCGGCGGATCTGCCTCCACCAGGAGCGATCCGCCGCTGCCGCCTTCAGTCGGTCTCGCCCGGAAACTCGATCGCGTTCTCCGTGCTACTCCTGCGCTCGAGGTCCCATGCCGCCTTCTTCTCAAGGACTGCAGAGACCGCACGGTAATCGGCTTCGGCAGCCTTCTGGAGGGAGGGGTAGTACTTCCAGACGTACTCCTTGACCATCCGCCGTGCGGAGAACTGCGGACTGTTGCTCGTGATCGACTCCTTCATCATCTTCACCCAGTCGTGGGGGATGCCGTCGATCGAGCGGGAGTAATACCGCGGGATGACCTCTTCTTCGAGGATACGATAAATGGCGCCGGCGTCGACCTCGTCGCGGTTGCACGAGACCGCTTCCCCGCCGAAGGCCCAGCCGTTCCTGCCGTTGTAACCCTCCACCCACCAGCCGTCGAGGATGGAGAGGTTCAGAACGCCGTTTAAGGATGCTTTCATCCCGCTCGTCCCGCTCGCTTCCATCGGCGGCAGCGGATTGTTGAGCCAGACATCGACGCCGTGCACCAGGTACTGCGCCATCTGCTCGCCGTAATCCTCGACAAAGGCGATTCTGCCGCCGAACTCGGGTCTCTGAGCGTACTGGTAGATCTCCTGGAGGATGCGTTTGCCGTCGTTGTCCGAAGGGTGGGCTTTCCCGGCGAAGATTATCTGCACCGGCCTCCACGGATCGGTCAGGATCCGCTTTAACCGCTCGAGATCCTCGAAGATCAGGTTCGCGCGCTTGTAGGTCGAGAACCGCCGGGCAAACCCGATGGTGAGGATGGAGGGGTTTAAGAACGCCCCCTCGGCCACGAGGTTGATCGGCTCGTCCCGCCCTTCGTTCCACTTCACCCGTTTTCGCTCCCGCATCCGGTTGAAGAGCTTTGCCTTCAGCCACTGGTGCAGGTGCCAGATCTCTTCGTCCGGGATCTCGTCGGCGAGCTTCCAGATCGCCGGGTCGTCGTGCACCTCCATCCAGTCCGGGCAGACCGGGCCGATATGCCGGTCGTAGAGCTCCCGCACGCGGGGATTCATCCAGGTGGGGACATGGACGCCGTTTGTCACGTGATCGATCGGAACGCACCCCTCGGGCGCTCCCGGCCAGAGGCACTTCCACATGTCCCGTGCAACCACGCCGTTCATCCGGGAGACCCCGTTATGGTGCGCCGATGTCCGAAGAGCAAGCGCCGTCATATTGAAACCATGCCCGGGATTCTCCGGGTGGAGACCGAGCTGGAAGAAGGTATTCCTGTCGATCCCGAGGGACGGGTAGTAGCTCCCGAAGTAGCGGTCGATCAGGTCGAAGGGGAAGATATCGTGACCTGCCGGAACCGGGGTATGCGTCGTGAAGACCGAGGTGCCCCGCACGTATTCCAGGGCCTGTTCGAAGGACATGCCTATCTCGACCCGCTCTCGGATCCGCTCGAGCAGCGCAAACGCCGGGTGGCCTTCGTTGAGGTGCACCGCCGAGTACTCGATACCGAGCGCGTGCAGCACTTTCCGACCGCCTATCCCGAGGACGATCTCCTGCCGGAGACGCTGTTCCCTATCGCCGATATAGAGCTGCGAAGAGATCGTCCTTGCACCGGGGTCGTTGATCGGGATGTCGGTATCGAGGAGGTAGACGGGGACCCTCCCGACCTGCACCTTCCAGACCGCGACATAGATCGGCGGTTCGATATGCGGCACCTGGACGATGATCTGCTCGCCGCTCTCGTCGAGCACCCGGGTTATGGGAGCGGCCTCACGGTCGAGCGGCTCATTGATGCCGTCCTGCCAGCCGTCGGGACGGATATGCTGGTGGAGGTAGCCTTTCGAGTACATGAACCCGACGGCGACCATGGGGACACCGAGGTCGCTGCACTCCTTGAGGTGATCACCGGCCAGGAATCCAAGCCCTCCCGCATAGAACGGGAGCGAGTGGTGGAGGCCGTACTCGGCGGAGAAGTACGCGATCGTCGGAGCGTCGCTCTCGCCGAACTTCTCAGAGAACCACCCGCCGGTCGCATCCATATACCGGTGGAACCGGTGCATGATGATATCGTAGCGGTGGAGATACTCGGGATGTGCGGCGGCTCTGTCGAGGAACTCCTGCGGGATCTCCCGGAGCATCCTGACCGGGTTGTGGGCGCTCGCCTTCCAGGCCTGCTGATTCAGTTGTTTGAAGAGGAACCGTGCCTCCGGATTCCAGCTCCACCAGAGATTGTATGCAAGATCGACAAGACCTCCGATACGCTCCGGAACGTGTGAAAACTGCTCTCTCTTTGCGTTCTCCATGTCTGCTCTCCCCTGGTTGCACGCACTTCGGTACGCCTATAAATATAATTATACACCTTACAGTATTTTAGTGTAGATCACAGATCAGGGAAAATGCAGCAATTTTCACGCTCTTCCGTAGATGGCCGCCATGGCGGAGAGGCGGTGAGCAAGATCGTCCGATACCTGATCCGCCTTCACCCGCCACTCCCAGTTCCCTTCCGCTATACCCGGCCGGTTCATCCGTGCTTCTGCGCCGAGTCCTAGGAGATCCTGCATCGGGATGACCGCGGTCTCCGCGACCGACATCATGATAAGCCGTATATACTCCCAGTGGACAGCGTCAATCGAAACCTCCCTCCCACTGTAACTGAAGAACGCTCGCCGCTGCTCCTCTGTTGCCTCCTCCTCAAACCATCCCCGCACGGTATTGGTGTCGTGCGTACCCGTGTAGGCGACGGAACAGGGCGGATAATGGTGCGGACTGAACGGACTCCCCGCAGGGTCGCCGAGGAATCCAAAGATAAGAAGACGCATCCCGGGAAGGGAGAACCGCTGCATCAGTTCCCGCACCTCGGCGGTGATGAACCCGAGATCCTCGGCGATGAAAGGGAGGCAGGGGAGTGAACGGAGAAGATGGGTGAAGAAGTCCGCGCCGGGTCCTCCGACCCAGTAACCGTTCTTTGCTGTTTTTTCTGATGCCGGTACTTCCCAGTAACCGACAAAACCGCGGAAGTGATCGATCCTGACCTGGTCGACGAGGGAGAGGGTATGCTCGACCCTCTGTATCCACCAGCGATACCCCTGCGCCCGGAGCGCATCCCAGTCGTAGACGGGGTTGCCCCAGAGCTGGCCGTCAGGGTTGAAATAGTCTCCGGGAACGCCGGCGACGACGGACGGCAACAGGTCGTCTCCCAGCTTGAAGAGTTCCGGGTTCGCCCAGACATCGGCACTATCGTAGGTGACGTAGATGGGGATATCCCCGATGATCTGGATGCCCCGCTGCCGGCAGTACCGCTTCAACCACGACCACTGGCGAAAGGCAACGTACTGCAGGAACCGCTCCCGCTCAATACGGTATCCAAGCCCGGAAACGTTCCGTTCGAGCGCCTCCGGGTCGCGGTCGCGCAGTCCCGGCGCCCACTCGTTCCAGGGGCGCCCGCCGTTCTGCTCTTTGAGCGCAACGAAGAGGGCATAGTCGTCGAGCCAGTAACGGTTCGCATCGCAGAACGCCCCGAAGTGAGCATCCGTCCCGTTCTCCCGGAACCGGGCATAGGCACGGTCAAAGAGTCCGGACTTGTATCCGGCCGTGCCGCGGTAGTCCACCCGGTCTTCGGGAAACGCCGGCCAAGGTTCAATATCGGCCTGATCGAGGAGCCCGACCGCGACGAGCTGTTCCGGGCTGATCAGCAGGGTATTGAACGCAAACGCAGAGAGGCTCTGGTAGGGGGAGTTGCCGCCGATCGCGCTGATAGGATTTATGGGGAGGATCTGCCAGATCGTCTGCCCGGCACGGGCGAGAAAATCCGCAAACCGGTATGCGCGAGGTCCGAGGTCGCCGATGCCATAGGGGGACGGAAGGGACGATATCGGGAGGAGGACGCCGCTCTTCCGGATGGTCATACTTCCACCGCCGGTAGATGGGGCACGGATGCGGCTCTGTCTGCAGACTCTCCATGGTCGGTCATCGGATCTTCACCTTCAGGTATACCCCGAGGCGCTGAAAGGTATTAAGCCATTCCGCGGCAGCGGGGTTTCCCGCGCCCATCCGCTGCTGCATCTCTGCATACTGCTGCCGGTATATCGAGAAGAAGATCTTCTGGCTCTCACGGAGGTCTGGCCTGACCGGGATGCGCTCAACTGCTTCGATATGCTCCACGATGCTCCGAAGCGGCGGAAGATCGCCGGGTCTCCGCGCGAGGTTCGTCAGGCAGACGTCCAGCCGATCCGCCGCCGCCCGGTTCGTCGCCGGACTCTCCGGCCGCACCCCCCACGCCTCCATCGCCGAGAGCACCGCATCAAGGGCCTCTTGGTCGAGCTCCGGTCTGGTGAGCAGCGTGGAGAGATCTGCCTCCAGGATGAATCCGGCGTAGTCGGAAGGCGGCCGCTGTCCGAGTTCGCCGATGCGCGGGAGCAGCGTGCCGTGCTGCCGGGCAGTCCCCCTCGCGGCACGTTCCGCCGCCCGGTGCCGGGAGGCGAGAGTGCGATGCAGTATGGTCGTCTGTTCGTCACGAGTGAGGCTCAGGAGCGGATAGAGTGCATCGCCGAAGAGAGCGGCAAAGGTTGTGTGCACCTGATCATCTCCGCTCTCCCGGAGAGCCTCCGCCGCCTTCCGGAAGAGGCGGGCTGCCGCCTCATCGTCCGTATGCGGCCGTGCGCCGAGGACAAACCGGCCGGAACCGGTGGAGAGAGCGGCGCAGTCGAGCATGATGGTATCAAGGGTCACGGCGGAACGGAGAGAGAACGTCCCTGCCGTAAACCGCCGATCACCGGCCCGACATTCCTCCCCGGCCGTAAACGTGCCGGTATACTCGGCCGGCATATCAGGCAGGTCAGGATCGCCGGAGAGCGTGAGTGCGGCGAAATGAACGGCGACCCTTGATAGATCCATTCGGTACGGCCGGACACAGGCAGCATAGACCTCGGCGCCGTTCGTGAACGTTTCCGAGTTGCTTGGGGCGTTTCGAAGCGGTTCCACATACTCCTCCTCGAGATCAACGCCCGCAATCTCCCGGGCAAGGTGCATCGCCCGCGCCGCATGCCGCATCACCTGCACCGAACCGAGTTCGGAGATGTCGTCGAAGAACCAGCCGCAACTGGTGGCCATCAGCATCGCCTGCCGCTCCATCTCGAGGAGCTGGAGCAGCACTGCCGTCTCTTCCGGCGGAAGGCTTGCCGCTCCATGACGGGCGAGAAACTGCTCGGTATTCGCATCCGACCGATCCCTGATAAGGCTGATATAATCGTCCCGCATCTCCCAGGGGTATCGCACCAGCGAAGCTATCCGACGCAGGTAGATCTCACCGAGCCTTTCGCGGAGTCGAACGGTGGCCTCATAGAGGCCGACCCGCCACTCATGTGTCCCGTCCGGGTATTTCCCGGTGCCGCAGGAACACCCGCTCCGCCACCGCTCGATCCCGTGGATGCAGCTCCAGGAGGTATTCTCGCGGATCTCTACCTCACGAGTGGGCGGGAAACGCTCCAGGTACTCACCGTAGACAGTGAGGTTGGCCCGCCCCACCCGTTCGATCGTCCGGAGGCAGTAGGCGAGCGCCATCTCCGTAAACCGCCGGTGGTGGCCGTAGGTCTCCCCGTCCGTGGCGACGTGAGCGAGGCGGGGGCCCGGCAGGTCGGGGGATACGGCGTTCACCAGCCGTTCGGCGAACCGCTGACCGTCCGTGAGGAGATCGCCGAATGCGATCTCGTGCGAGATGGCACCGTCGTAGAAGAAAAGCGCGATCGACCGGCCCGAGGGGAGGGAGCAGTGGTAGGGCACGGTGGTGTCGAGACTGCCGCCGTCGACCTCCTCCCACTCGCCGCCATCCCGGGACCGGACCCGGTATGCCTGGTGGGGGGCGAGGATGGTGAAACGGATCCCCTCGCCGGCCATGATATCGAGCGTCTCGAGATCGACCGCGGTCTCGGGGAGCCACATCCCTTCCGGTCTCCGGCCGAACCGGGATGCAAAGTCCCGGACTCCCCAGACCACCTGCGTCCTTTTGTCCCTGGTGCCGGCGAGAGGGAGGATCAGGTGATTATAACCCTGGGCGATCGCCGGGCCGTGTCCGCCGAATCGTTCCTGCCCATCCCGGTCGGCGGCGAGAATACTCTCGTAGATATCGGGGCGACGGCGCTCCATCCAGGAGAGCAGCGTCGGGCCGGTGCTGAAACTGATCCGCCCGTAGGTGCTCACGATCTCCGTGATAAGCCCGTCATGATCGAGGATACGGGCGTCGGCGTTCGGAGCATAGCACTCGGCAGCGATGCGCTCGTTCCAGTCGTGATAGGGGTACGCAGACTCCTGCACCTCCACCGTCCCGAGCCACGGGTTCTCCCGGGGAGGCTGGTAGAAGTGACCGTGGATGCAGATATACCGGCTCATGCACCCCTCTCACTCATGCTTGAATATGAGTGTTGCGAGCGGCGGCAGGGTCAGCGCGAGGGAGTGGGGCTGACCGTGAAGGGGACCCGGATCGGCCGCAACACCGCCGAGATTCCCGACCCCGCTTCCTCCGTATACATCGGCGTCGCTGTTCAGCACCTCCCGCCAGAACCCTCCTTCCGGGACACCGATCCGGTAGCCGTACCGGGGCACGGGGGTGGCGTTGCAGACGACGAGGACGGTGCCGGCCGCCGGGCCGCCGGTTCGCAGGTAACTGATGACGCTCTTCTTCACGTCGCTGCAGTCGACCCAGGAGAATCCCTCCGGGTCGGAGTCCCGTTCATACAGTGCGGGTTCTGTCCGGTAGAAACGGTTCAGATCCTGCAGATACTTCCGAAGACCGGCATGGAGGGGGTATGCGAGAAGGTACCACGCAAGACCCGTATCATGGCTCCACTCCTCCCACTGCCCGAGCTCGCTGCCCATGAAGAGGAGTTTCTTGCCAGGGTGGGTGTACATATAGCCGAAGAGGAGGCGGAGGTTCGCAAACCGCTGCCAGGGATCACCGTGCATCTTGCCGATCAGGGAGGACTTTCCGTGGACGACCTCGTCGTGCGAGAGCGGGAGGACGTAGCGCTCGGTGAAGGCATACCAGATACTGAACGTCAGCAGATTATGGTGATACTGCCGGAATATCGGGTCGAGGCCGAGGTAGCGGAGGGTGTCGTGCATCCACCCCATATTCCACTTCAGGTCGAACCCGAGCCCTCCTGCCGGAACCGGGCCGGTGACATGCGGCCAGGAGGTCGCCTCTTCGGCGATGACGAGCGTATCGGGGTAATCCGTCCGTATTGCCTCGTTAAGCCGCCGGAGGAAGTCTATTGCCTCGAGGTTCTCCCTCCCGCCGTAGACGTTCGGCGTCCACTCCCCGGGCTTCCTCGCGTAGTCGAGGTAGAGCATCGAGGAGACGGCATCCACCCGGATCCCGTCGACGTGGTACTTATCGAGCCAGAAGAGGGCGTTACTGATGAGGAATGCACGAACCTCGTGCCTGCCGTGGTTGAAGAGGTTGCTCGTCCACTCCGGGTGAAGCCCCCTGACTTCATGGGCATGCTCGTAGAGGTGCGTACCGTCGAATGAGGCGAGCCCGTACTCGTCGACGGGGAAGTGCGAGGGCACCCAGTCGAGGATGATCCCGATTCCCTCGCGGTGGAGACGATCGATCAGGTACATGAAGTCCTGCGGCGTGCCGTACCTGCCGGTGGGCGCATAGTAGCCCACCGTCTGGTACCCCCACGACGCGTAGAAGGGGTGCTCCATCACCGGGAGAAGCTCAACGTGGGTAAACCCCATCTCCCGGACGTAGCCGGGGAGCTCCTCTGCAAGTTCCCGGTACGTCATGAACCGGTTCGGGTCGTCCTCCGGCCGCCGCCACGACCCGAGGTGCACCTCGTAGATTGAGAGCGGCGCACCGGTCGCGTTGCTATGGTGGCGGGAGCGCATCCAGTCCTCGTCATGCCATGTATATGCAAGATCCCAGACGACCGAGGCCGTCCGGGGCGGTGTCTCCCAGAAGAATGCATACGGGTCACCTTTCTGCACGCACCCGGCAGGGGTGGTTATCGCATACTTATAGAGGGCTCCTTTTCCTACGCCGGGGACGAAACCCTCCCAGATCCCGGACCCGTCCTCCCGGAGCAGAAGAGGATCGGCACCGTCGTTCCAGCCGTTGAAGTCACCGACGACCGAGACGGCCCGGGCGTTCGGTGCCCAGACCGCAAACTCCGTCCCCCTCCGCCCGTCGCTATCGACAGGCCGGGCGCCGAGCCGGGTGTAGAGCCGGTAGTGGTACCCCTGCCTGAAGAGATAGGTGTCGTAAGCACTGATCATGGTGCTTCAGCATCGCTCCGGATTCCGCCTTCAAGCAGCCGGCGATAGAGATCTTCCATGCTGCCCGCGATGGTGTTCCAGTCAAACTCCGCCTCGACCTTCTTCCTCCCGGCCGCACCGAGCGCCCGGACGGTCGCCGGATCCTGGATGACATGCTCGATTCCCCACGCTATCGAATCCGGCCTGACCGGCACTTTGACGCCGTCCGTGAAGTTCTCGATATTCTCGGCAAGCCCGCCGACCTCGGTCGCCACCACACACCGACCGGCACTCCACGCCTCGGTCAGCACGAGGCCGAACGGCTCGTTCCTGCTCGGGATGACGACGACATCCGCTGCGTTCAGGAGGCGCAGGTGGTCGGTATCAGAGATGTAGCCGAGGAACTGCACGGGAAGACCGGCAGCCATCGCCTCGAGGTGCTCGCGCATCTGCCCGGTGCCGGCGATGAGGAACTGAACGTCCCACCTTTTTTCGAGAATGTGCGGTATCGCCTCGATCAGAAGGTCGGGTCCTTTCTGGTAGACGAGCCGTCCGACGAAGAGGACGGTCGGAGCCAGCGGGTGGATGCCGTACTGCTTTTTCACCGCTCCCGGGTCCACATTCATCCGGTAGTGATCGGGATAGATCCCGTTCGGGATGACCGTGACCTTCCACTCGGGAACGTGGTAGAGCCACATGATCTCGGTCTTGGTATGCTTCGAGACGGTCGTGATCGTCTTTGCGATATAACCGGCATACCACTCTTTCGCCGAGACCTCGCCAAACTCCCACCATCCTCCGAACTGGCTGCCGTTTCGCCCATACTCGGTCGAGTGGTAGGAGAGCACCGTCTGCCGGTCTTTCAGGAGGTGCAGCGCTTCGGTGAAATGCCAGTCGTGGAAATGGAGGATATCGAACGGCGGCCGGTCGTGTTCGAGGAACTTTCCGGTCGCCTCGAGGCTCATATTCCGGCAGTAGTCGAGAATATTATCGCCGGTCGGCCGGCAGTAGTGGTAGTGAACGTTGTTTATCTGGCGGTCTTTCCCCTCACCGCGGGTGAAGAAGTGAACCTCGTGCTTCCGTGCGAGTTCCTCCGCAAGGTGCGTCGTCGCAGGCGCAAGACCCCCGACTTTGACCGAGAAGAGCGACTCCCAGCTGAAGAAGGCTATCTTAAGCGATCCCATGATTCCCGTATCCTGTTCTGTATTGCCGTGCGGAGTTCGTCGCGGTTCGTGCAGTCCCGGGCGATTGCGCCAAGCCGCGTATCGCCGATCACATCGGAGATCCACCGGGCAAAGTCGTCGCGCTCCCGGTGGTACGCGATCGCCTCTTCCGGTGCAAATTCGAGCATATCGGAAAGTTCCTGAAGGCTGTATGCGGAGTACCCGGCGGATCTCTCCTTCGAGGAGAAGTGGAAGGCCGCCTCGGGCGGAATCGACCGCAGAGTCCGGGCGGCATCCTTCGAGGCGGCGGCCGGGAGTGATGCCTCTTCAAGGTGCGAGAGGGCGCGCATGAATGCGGTAAAGGAGTCGAACGCCTCCTGCTGGCTGACCTGCCGATACGCTCTTCCGCAGCCCCCCGAATGCATCGTCATTGCATGGAAGTGGTCGGTCGCAGAGAGGCGCCGCCAGATTCGTTTGTCCGGAAGCCACCGACCTGCACACTCAAGGGCGTCGAGCGCCGACTGCTGAAACATATTCTTCTCCCAGATCGAAGATGCGTCGCCCCAGGTCTCGTCGGCAGACCCGGGGGTATCGGCGAGAGCGTCCACCACCACCGACGGGGTGGTCGGGGTGATGCCGTGATCGGCGAGTGCCTCAGGGAGCGAGCGCATGAACTCCTGAAGAGTATGTTCGCGTCCGCCTCTCGTCCGGAAAGCGGCAAGATCGATGGAGAGATGGATACAGTCCCCGGGCGACGATGCGATCCACCCGGCGAAGGTATCGGGGGTGAGCGGGTACCTGTCCCAGCCGGGATGGTGGAGCCGCTCTGTAATATCGTCGGAGAGCGGGCAGTGTTTTACCAGCACCGGAAGGCCGGCGTAGCGATACACAAAGCCCGGGTCCATCCCGGCGGACGTCGCCCCCCTTCCCTCGATATACGCCCCCCGCATACCCGTCGTGCGGAGGCTCGCCGCCATCACGGGGCTAAGCGGAACCCCGGCGGAGTCGAAGATGCGAGGCTTCTCGCCGCCGAGCGTCTCCATCAGTCCGAGGTGCATGCCTACCTGCTCGAGAAACTCGTCCTGATCGGAAAAGAGGCCGACGACACTCTGATAGTAGGTTCCGGCGATGAGTTCGGTCCTGCCGGCCGCGATGCAGTCGCGGAAGAGATCGTATGCCTCCGGCGCCCACCGTTCGAGCTGTTCGACGGTCGTTCCCGAGCAGCTCATGCTGCAAGGGACGCCCCGATCACGCCAGGTCTGCAGGATTTCGAATGCGGGCAGGTATGCCCCGGCGACCAGCTGCAGGAACCGATCCCTCCCGTCCCGGTCGAAAGAGCATTCTTCAGGATCTCCGGAGCGGGGATGAAAATCCGTGTTTACGGGATACGGATGGTGCATCGAAAATACGAAACAGACTCGCGCCACACCCGCCCCGCCGTTCCTCATAGGCATAGTGTTGTACAGCCCCATATTTAAGTTCTCCCCGCCATACACGGGCACAGAATCCATAACAGGCTCCGCTGCCCATCGTTTATGCCTCAATCTCCCCGAAATAAGCGTATCAGGCGATCATACCCGACGGTACACCTCCGCAAGCTCCCGCAGCCACTCAGCAGGTGCTTCTGCACATTTCCCGGCGGTCAACCGCCAGACCCAATTTTTCTCCACCGTTGCCGGGCGGTTCATCCGGGCGGCGTTTCCCATACCGAAGAGATCCTGAACCGGGACGATCGCCACCCGGGCGACCGAGGAGAGTGCCATCCTGACGAACTCGCGATGGACTTCGCGGCCCGGGATACGCCTTCCGAGATACCGGAAGAGAACCTGACGCTCCTCATCCCCGGCCGACTCATCAAACCAGCCCCGCACCGTCTCGTTGTCGTGCGTCCCGGTGTAGACGATGCAGTTTCGGATATGGTTGTGGGGAGCGTGCGGGCTCGTCGCAGGATCGCCGGCGAAGGCGTAGAGGAGAACCCGCATCCCCGGGAACCCGAACCGGTCGAGAACCATCTGGATGGCAGGGGTATTATCCCCGAGATCTTCGGCGATGATAGGGAGGCAGGGGAAGTGCTCGGCCAGACGGTTGAAGAACTCGGCTCCGGGTCCATCGACCCAGTAGCCGTTCTCTGCCGTCTCCTCTTCCGCGGGTACCTCCCAGTAGTCGATAAATCCACGGAAGTGATCGATCCGGGTGAGATCGTACAGGTCAACTGCACGAGCGATACGCCGTACCCACCACGTATAGTCCTGTTCTTTGAGGGCTGCCCAGTCGTAGACGGGGTTGCCCCAGAGCTGGCCGGTCCTGCTGAAACAGTCCGGCGGAACACCGGCGACGACCGTCGGCCGCTTCCGGTCATCGAGTTTGAAGATTCCGGGGTTCTTCCAGACGTCGACGCTGTCGTAAGCGACGTAGATCGGGATGTCGCCTATAAAATGGACTTTCCGATCCGCAGAGTAGCGGCGGAGAGACGCCCACTGCTCGGCGAAGATGCACTGGAGGAAGCTTTCCCGCTCGATCCTCTCTTCGAGCTGCTCTCGCATCCGTTCAAGCGCTTCGGGCTCTCGGTCGCGGAGCGGTGCCGGCCAGTTGCTCCAGGACTTTCCACCGGTATACCCTTTGAGCGCGACGAAGAGAGCATGGTCGCCGAGCCAGTCTCTGTTCTCCCGGCGAAAAGCATCGAAACGATAATCCCCGCCGCTCTCCCGGAACCGCTCGAACGCCGTATCGAAGAGACGGTTGCGGAACCCGGCCGCTTTCGCGTAATCGACGAAATTTGCCGGGAATACCGGGACGGGGTCGAGATCTTCCACGTCGAGGAGCCCGACTGAGACCAGCTCCTCGGGGCTGATGAGCAGAGTATTGAACCCGAACGAGGACGGGCTCGAGTAGGGAGAGTGAGCGCATTCCGGGCTCGTAGGGTTTATCGGGAGGATCTGCCAGTAGCGCTGACCGGTATCGGCAAGAAAATCCGAGAATCTATAGGCGGCAGGCCCAAGGTCGCCGATACCGAACCGGGACGGGAGCGACGTTATGTGCATGAGAATGCCGCTCCCCCGGGTGATGATCATGCTGCACCAGCCCTGCCGTCCCGGCAATCCCGGAGGGGACGGCCGGAGTCCGTGAATGCGATCCTGGAAGAGTGCATGGTATCACACCGGATACTCCCATAGTGCAATAAAGATTCCAGTCGGCACGGCCTCACCCTGCAGGCTGCCGGTGCTGCAATTGAAAAAGCGGATATACCGCTGGACTGAATACTTCATCAGGAGAGAGCTGCATGAGTAAAGAGCTTGTTGTACGGAGGATGGAGCCGCGGGAGGTCGATATCGCAGTTGCCTGGGCGGAGCAGGAAGGGTGGAATCCCGGAATACACGACGCGGAGTGTTTCCACGCCGCCGATCCGCGGGGCTTCTTCCTCGCCGAGCTCGACGGGGAGCCGATAGGATGCATGTCCGCCGTCGTATACAACGATACCTTCGCTTTCGGCGGATTTTATATCATCAAACCGGCTTTCCGCGGCAGGGGCTACGGAAGCCGGCTCTTTGATGCGGCGATGGCGCATGCGGCCGGTCGGAATATCGGCGGGGACGGTGTCG is a window encoding:
- the glgP gene encoding alpha-glucan family phosphorylase, whose product is MENAKREQFSHVPERIGGLVDLAYNLWWSWNPEARFLFKQLNQQAWKASAHNPVRMLREIPQEFLDRAAAHPEYLHRYDIIMHRFHRYMDATGGWFSEKFGESDAPTIAYFSAEYGLHHSLPFYAGGLGFLAGDHLKECSDLGVPMVAVGFMYSKGYLHQHIRPDGWQDGINEPLDREAAPITRVLDESGEQIIVQVPHIEPPIYVAVWKVQVGRVPVYLLDTDIPINDPGARTISSQLYIGDREQRLRQEIVLGIGGRKVLHALGIEYSAVHLNEGHPAFALLERIRERVEIGMSFEQALEYVRGTSVFTTHTPVPAGHDIFPFDLIDRYFGSYYPSLGIDRNTFFQLGLHPENPGHGFNMTALALRTSAHHNGVSRMNGVVARDMWKCLWPGAPEGCVPIDHVTNGVHVPTWMNPRVRELYDRHIGPVCPDWMEVHDDPAIWKLADEIPDEEIWHLHQWLKAKLFNRMRERKRVKWNEGRDEPINLVAEGAFLNPSILTIGFARRFSTYKRANLIFEDLERLKRILTDPWRPVQIIFAGKAHPSDNDGKRILQEIYQYAQRPEFGGRIAFVEDYGEQMAQYLVHGVDVWLNNPLPPMEASGTSGMKASLNGVLNLSILDGWWVEGYNGRNGWAFGGEAVSCNRDEVDAGAIYRILEEEVIPRYYSRSIDGIPHDWVKMMKESITSNSPQFSARRMVKEYVWKYYPSLQKAAEADYRAVSAVLEKKAAWDLERRSSTENAIEFPGETD
- the malQ gene encoding 4-alpha-glucanotransferase codes for the protein MTIRKSGVLLPISSLPSPYGIGDLGPRAYRFADFLARAGQTIWQILPINPISAIGGNSPYQSLSAFAFNTLLISPEQLVAVGLLDQADIEPWPAFPEDRVDYRGTAGYKSGLFDRAYARFRENGTDAHFGAFCDANRYWLDDYALFVALKEQNGGRPWNEWAPGLRDRDPEALERNVSGLGYRIERERFLQYVAFRQWSWLKRYCRQRGIQIIGDIPIYVTYDSADVWANPELFKLGDDLLPSVVAGVPGDYFNPDGQLWGNPVYDWDALRAQGYRWWIQRVEHTLSLVDQVRIDHFRGFVGYWEVPASEKTAKNGYWVGGPGADFFTHLLRSLPCLPFIAEDLGFITAEVRELMQRFSLPGMRLLIFGFLGDPAGSPFSPHHYPPCSVAYTGTHDTNTVRGWFEEEATEEQRRAFFSYSGREVSIDAVHWEYIRLIMMSVAETAVIPMQDLLGLGAEARMNRPGIAEGNWEWRVKADQVSDDLAHRLSAMAAIYGRA
- a CDS encoding DUF3536 domain-containing protein translates to MSRYICIHGHFYQPPRENPWLGTVEVQESAYPYHDWNERIAAECYAPNADARILDHDGLITEIVSTYGRISFSTGPTLLSWMERRRPDIYESILAADRDGQERFGGHGPAIAQGYNHLILPLAGTRDKRTQVVWGVRDFASRFGRRPEGMWLPETAVDLETLDIMAGEGIRFTILAPHQAYRVRSRDGGEWEEVDGGSLDTTVPYHCSLPSGRSIALFFYDGAISHEIAFGDLLTDGQRFAERLVNAVSPDLPGPRLAHVATDGETYGHHRRFTEMALAYCLRTIERVGRANLTVYGEYLERFPPTREVEIRENTSWSCIHGIERWRSGCSCGTGKYPDGTHEWRVGLYEATVRLRERLGEIYLRRIASLVRYPWEMRDDYISLIRDRSDANTEQFLARHGAASLPPEETAVLLQLLEMERQAMLMATSCGWFFDDISELGSVQVMRHAARAMHLAREIAGVDLEEEYVEPLRNAPSNSETFTNGAEVYAACVRPYRMDLSRVAVHFAALTLSGDPDLPDMPAEYTGTFTAGEECRAGDRRFTAGTFSLRSAVTLDTIMLDCAALSTGSGRFVLGARPHTDDEAAARLFRKAAEALRESGDDQVHTTFAALFGDALYPLLSLTRDEQTTILHRTLASRHRAAERAARGTARQHGTLLPRIGELGQRPPSDYAGFILEADLSTLLTRPELDQEALDAVLSAMEAWGVRPESPATNRAAADRLDVCLTNLARRPGDLPPLRSIVEHIEAVERIPVRPDLRESQKIFFSIYRQQYAEMQQRMGAGNPAAAEWLNTFQRLGVYLKVKIR
- the glgB gene encoding 1,4-alpha-glucan branching protein GlgB, whose protein sequence is MISAYDTYLFRQGYHYRLYTRLGARPVDSDGRRGTEFAVWAPNARAVSVVGDFNGWNDGADPLLLREDGSGIWEGFVPGVGKGALYKYAITTPAGCVQKGDPYAFFWETPPRTASVVWDLAYTWHDEDWMRSRHHSNATGAPLSIYEVHLGSWRRPEDDPNRFMTYRELAEELPGYVREMGFTHVELLPVMEHPFYASWGYQTVGYYAPTGRYGTPQDFMYLIDRLHREGIGIILDWVPSHFPVDEYGLASFDGTHLYEHAHEVRGLHPEWTSNLFNHGRHEVRAFLISNALFWLDKYHVDGIRVDAVSSMLYLDYARKPGEWTPNVYGGRENLEAIDFLRRLNEAIRTDYPDTLVIAEEATSWPHVTGPVPAGGLGFDLKWNMGWMHDTLRYLGLDPIFRQYHHNLLTFSIWYAFTERYVLPLSHDEVVHGKSSLIGKMHGDPWQRFANLRLLFGYMYTHPGKKLLFMGSELGQWEEWSHDTGLAWYLLAYPLHAGLRKYLQDLNRFYRTEPALYERDSDPEGFSWVDCSDVKKSVISYLRTGGPAAGTVLVVCNATPVPRYGYRIGVPEGGFWREVLNSDADVYGGSGVGNLGGVAADPGPLHGQPHSLALTLPPLATLIFKHE